TTAATCTTTATCAGTTCGCCAAGAATTAAACTAACAACGTTTTAGATGTATTGAGTTAATCTGTTTTAATTTGACTAGTTTCTAAGCCGTTCATTATGGTTTACCAGTCttttaaagtgttaattttgtttagggctTGTTACTTTAGTgagaatatatatttatatattccCTACGTCTTTTTTTGTTCCTTAAGTTTGGTATGTTGCACgtgttttaacgactaattgaTGTGGATTGAGAGTCCTCtatcttttttatttaaacaaggcaaattacgtttataaataatgttttcacttttatcaaaattatgacatggggaaaatgagaaagatttaatgtcccaatgaaaaaCTATGAGAGATCGATTAAATGaccccaatgaatttaattggttaaaataattattgGACACATCTTTTTATAGAATTATTAaccatttatgtgataatataaaagaaaatgtaaagaacattttggaaTACCCAAAAAgtaaaacgtaaagaacaaaaagagacggagggagtagatgtgaaatttgaaagttgaatttttttataaattaaatggtgGATTAATATCGAGTGTTAAAGAGAGAGATGTGGCGGAATAGGTTATATGcattaaatggtgaattgatgtgGAATAAGGAAAATGAGGTGAAAAAGGTGTTGAAGCAGTAAAATACTTtgtataacaaacaacaaagtaaaagttgaaaaaaaaaacaaattaatagATGGAAGATGGGTATGATACATGTGATATCATAATCTATGgtattcttttttaaatactaggtataggtTACCTTGTCATGTGTTTCTCCTATTGTTAAGATTTCATCAATTGGATTAATTAGTTAAAGATACAAGGGAGGATAAGGCGtgttaaaattttatgaaacaTGGAATATAATTTGCTTATTATCTAAAAATTAGACACTCGGACAAGTAAAATGGCAAAACAATCAACTATTTCAGGCTAAATTAATCAATTGGAATGACCATTATATACTCATCTCATTATTGTTCTTTACCGTCATGTAACAATTttatctcaactgggagggatgctgcccattgAGGTaaccatgcaaactcccgcgggagattagtccactcgccgaagacggtgggaactcctcatagtagaaccaaaaaaaaaaaaaaacagtttcaTCTAATTTTCTGTTTTCgggtaataaaaaattaattttaatttattttaggtGGTAACATAACAGTTtcattttttaggtggtaaaaaataatttttgattTATACAGGTggcaaaaaataatttatctcATTTTAAATTAGTGAAAAAATCTCATTCAGGATCACTTTGCAATTTGGCCCATTGTACTCAGCCCATTATAATAAAAGGCCTAAAATGAAATGATCCATCAATCACGCTTTCAATTATTCATAATCCACCATTCTCAGGAGTCACGCCCAACTGTCCAAGCCCATCtattttcctttttgtttttgaaaattcaagaattATTGTACTCTCCATTTCTCCAACGGTCAAATTTTATTTCTCCAATTCCCAAAACCAACACATTCTCTGCACCAACGCATCACTTTACTCTCTCCGCTCCTTCTAATCTTAAGACTCAATAATCAACaaccagaagaaaaaaaaactcagaaaattcaaaatgggtaTTACAAAGCTGAAATTAGTCGAATTATCACCATCTTCAGATGCTGATTCCCCAATCAGAGCAGTATTTTGCCTGAAAAACAAGTTAATCGATATGAAGAAGATTGAAGAACTTGAAGATTGCttcattttggattttgatcCTTCTCAGCCCGCCGATTTTTCCAACATCTCTCTCTCCAAAGATTCAGATCTTTGCGACGATAAAGACGTCTCTATTCTTGCTGAAAACGGCCAGGTATTTCCCAATTCCCAAACCCCATTTTTTCTAACTCTAAATTTATCCTAGAAATTTCGAAAatgggttttgatttttttttccaatttaatTGCAGGTTGCTTGTAGAGATTACCCACACTCAAGACATCTCTGTGTGAAATTCCCGTTTGAGAAAACTCCTCACGAATCACATTGTGATATggtaaataatttatttaaaattattttggggcttttttttcaattttaatttattgatttttgGGGTGTTTTTACTTtaaatttgttgatttgttgaTGTACTTTTCTCGAAATTTGCAGTGCTTTTGCTATGTGTGTGATATGGCAGCGCCTTGCAAAGAATGGACAAAAGGGTTGAAGCATTGTGATGCTACTGAAGACGGTGATCAAATTTGGAGGTTGCTAAGGGCTAAAAAAGTCAAGGCCCAACCTTAATTTAATTGAAAATGCTAAATCTTTTGGTTAAATTTTGTAAGATTGAGGGATTTAAAGTCAAATTCATGCTCAGAGTTGGCTATTATGGTAGAAGAAGTTAGGAGTTAGGGATGCATTTTGTCCAACGGATATGAAACTAGTACTCGAAACTTAATTGTAATGCTAATATGCTATGGTAAGATGAACTTCGTATATATATGTATAGTAAGTTATGGTAAATGTCACTAAGTATGATATTTTGGTTAAATTTTCCGGTTAGAtttatgatttatggtgaaattAGCAGATAGAGGTTGAAACCATAATCATTAGCTAAggttgcgttctattcacctaatttccacttattttttctgaaataagtggaaataaggtgaacagaacaagaCCTAAAACCACAATCAGTAACTAACTTAGAGGGCGGTACACAAAACCTATAATCAA
This genomic stretch from Spinacia oleracea cultivar Varoflay chromosome 3, BTI_SOV_V1, whole genome shotgun sequence harbors:
- the LOC110796639 gene encoding RPM1 interacting protein 13; the encoded protein is MGITKLKLVELSPSSDADSPIRAVFCLKNKLIDMKKIEELEDCFILDFDPSQPADFSNISLSKDSDLCDDKDVSILAENGQVACRDYPHSRHLCVKFPFEKTPHESHCDMCFCYVCDMAAPCKEWTKGLKHCDATEDGDQIWRLLRAKKVKAQP